The following DNA comes from Vicia villosa cultivar HV-30 ecotype Madison, WI unplaced genomic scaffold, Vvil1.0 ctg.005279F_1_1, whole genome shotgun sequence.
CTAGGTGCATCAAAAAGTGGGCCAACAACTAGGAGGACAACACCAACAAAGAGAGCCTCATTCAAGAAGAATGTCTAGCACTTTAGattttatattagttatttagCACTTTTGGAACTTATTAACAATTatggttttatgtaatttgtctgGTAATATGCAAGTCTTAGGTAATGTTGTTTATGAACAACTTTTGTAATGTTTGGAATCCTAACTGGTGTATTATAAGTACTCTGCAAGTctaatgtatcttttgaacctCTATGGCATAGCTTGTTTAATGTGATGCTCTGTTCTGGTTGCATTATAAGCACTTTGTTGTgatactctgttttcaaaattacAACACTAAACTGAACTGGTACATAATTCTGAACTGGTACATAATTGATACATAATTGAACACAACATAATGCTTTCATTTTgttcataaaactggtacataaCTGGTTATAATTGGTTCATAAGACTGGTGCATAATTGGTACATAATTGATACATAATTGAACACAACATAATGCTTTCAATTTGTTCATAAAACTGGTTCATAAAAATGGTACACAGTTCTATTTCACTGACACAAAACCTAATCCTTAATAAAACAGGTTACAAACAAAATTATGATAATCATCAAGCTACAACGTTTTCCatatttcatcatcttcttcaattgactCTGTATGTGAGCAGtctctttctttatttctttagttGACAATCTAATTTTGACAAACTCCTCTTGTATGTGTTCAATATTCTTTCCAAGCTTCTCCAACCTAACCATCATGATTTGCCCATTGTTTTCTTCAGATTCATCGCAGAACCACTCGAAAAACCCACAACCAGGATGATCAGGCCCCTACATGTCACACACCCTCATGTTCAATTTCATAAATCTAATAAACCAACACTATAAACACTCTGTGAAAAATAAGGTACCTTAAAATGAGGACACCCCCAAAATTTCCTTCCAAAACTCTTAGTGGTCTTTGCCCTTCTTAGAATGGCCTTATCTCCACAGTAGCAATCTGGTTTCCATGGCAGTTCCGACTTCGTACCAAGCTGAGAGATGAAACTTTCATGGCTTCCTTGTACCATAGATGACGGAGAAGTGGATGATTTCATTGTTCTGGATTTCTGGAAAACCCTAGCAGCCCGTAAATTTATCTCACGATGGTGTTTATTCAACAAACCCTAGCCCCCAAATTATTCAGGATTCGTTTTCCAGATGTAACATTCCTTTTaatgaaggagaagaagatcCAGGTCATATGCCACGCTGGCAACTCTAAACGGACGTTTCAATGAAATAGACGGAAAGGATAAACTTGACACCATTTTAAAAGATAAGGGAGTTAtgtgaactttttaaaaattgtgggaccaaaatggaccccgagtgaaagttaagggacgaaaaagggtattttgcctaattTCTATCTATAAATTTGAAGGTGAAGAGAACTGGTGTAATGGGGGGCGTCATGATTTGAGGCATGCGCATTTCCTTGGCGTCGGGGCTTTGCGTGGAGGACGAAGGTTGTGTCCGCAATGGTGTCAAGAGCTATTTCGGCTAATGCAGAGGAAGACAAAGGTCTCCACTGCAACGGTCTTGGCCCTCTCTTTTTCTCCTGCTActtcacttttattttatctatttttgtATGTTGTAGTTCTCTATATTCATAGGTTCTAAGTGTTGTTACGTTGCTTATGGTGAGGTATAGTTATGAGAAAAGTGAAGGTTTGAATGATGGTGATGTTGAAGGTTAAGTTATGGTTTTGGTAGTTCTATTTGTTGAATAATTTATGTTTGTTGGATGTTTGAGATGACGTTATGGGAAGGGAGTTTGTTTGGAAGAGCATGGGTTATATGGTGATCTTGTAGTTTGGTTTGAGCATAACTTTAGTAGATTCTATAATACTCATGAATATGTAGTCTTAAGGAATATAGtttttagggttaatgaactttttcgtccctttaaatatttcaaatttcgtttttagtccctccaaaattttccttcaagaaatcgtcccttcaaaatttttcttccgaactattggtccctaacgtcaaatttcgtagctaatcagtggctaaagtcgtagctaatctctagcaaatttaacgtgagggaccaatagtttagacgaaaaattttgaagggacgatttcttaaaggtaaattttggagggactaaaaacgaaatctgcaatatttagagggactaaaaagttcattaaccctagtttttattattgatttataattgttattttaagtaAGGTGTGCATGTGTTTTTCTGTTAAGCTTTATCTATTGTGTTGATATGTTAACTATTTCAAATTACATGTTAAATGTTAATGAATGTAAGCGTAAATGTTGCCTTTTGCATTTGGTAGTTTCATAATTCAACTCTTACGTTGCCTTCTATGAGTTTTTTTGAAGAGTTTATAAATTATAACATTTGCTGTAAGTTATAACATTTGCTCAATAATACTTATCAATTGGATTTAGTTGTTATTTCTAGACCAATTAACATTGTAAAAGTGAAACTTATATATGTAAATGAATAATTACTAATAAGGAGAACTTCTAAGTAACGTAGCTGGACAATGTTTTTGGAAAAACTTTATTATTAACATTCATGTGGTAGATTTTACAAAATAGGGCCTAATATTTTTTTTTCGCCATCGTTCTCTTTCACATCTCCCGTATGATTTCACCATGTATCTCTTCGTAAACAAACAAGATTTATATATCATGTGTTTTTATAAAGGCGTGTAATGAGAGTGTTTATTTAATAAGATTTTCTAGGTAAACACATGGATTGAAATATATTAATATAGACGAAAGACTATATGGATAGAAATATATTAAGATATAGACGAAAAGCTATACTTTGtaatttgactttttattaattgtggTCATATAATATATAGTAATGAAATTActcattaaaatattaaatattaacgggaacaagaagttagtgatcaaaatattgaatattaacgggaatatgaatttattaataaaaatattgaatattaacagaaacatgaagttactgataaaaatattgaatattaaaataaatataaagttactatatttttttaatccacgagttattatattttttaaaaaattaaaaataataaaaatatttcaaaaatgtaCGAATTCAAACACTTTTTGAATAAATGAGCGTATTAATTTTCCTTCATgtcttcatatttattttttatataattttgattTAACTATCCTATTTAATCTTCTATGTAAAATAAACCATTTAAAAGAAATGAGTGTACCACACTGGTACCTGTGCGAATGCACGAGTAttccgttaatatttaaaatattgaatattaacagaagcACAGAGTTATTGAtttaaatagtgaatattaacgggagcacgaagttactgatcaaatttttgaatattatcggaaacattaagttactgatccaaattttgaatattaacgggaacacgaagttactgatcaaaataataaatattaacgggaacacggagttattgacaaaatattgaatattaacgagaatacGAAGTTACggatatttttttgaatattaatagaaacatttaagttactgataattttttttaatattaacgggaatatgaagttactgattaaaatattgaatattaacgggaccaaatttaaaatattaacgggaatacgaagctactgatcaaaataataaatattaggggaacatgaagttactgattaaaatattaaatgttaacgggaacatgaaattactgaataaaatattcaatattaacgagaacatgaattactgattaaaatattgaatattgaaggaacatgaagttactgatagaaatattgaatattaatgaaaaaatgatgtttattgataaatttatatttatatttactgatcaaaatagttttaataaaaaagaTATATTTATAACTTTCAAATTAGTAAAATTGTGATTTAATTTGAATCTCTAAGCATCAGAGAATAACAAAAAAATCTTATTTCAGagataaatttgatttgatattaaaagaaattatattGAATAATAGATTTATAGTTAAATGAGTAAACATAGTAGTTTGAGCACTATTTTTGGACTGAAGTActaatattttaagaaaaaatatttatattaattttttatttaaagttttttctaaaaaaattataaatatttttaaacaaaatatgtaaaagtataaaaattatttttaaaaaaacaaaacaaaaaactctAATGCCTTGAATATGCAAACTATTTGCATGATTGAAATTTAccaaatattcaaaaattcattttaaattttaataaatatatcaagatcaaacaaagtaaaaaaaaaaaaaatccaatttaagTGATTGTAAATTTAGGAGTAAAAATGCATAACAATTAATATATAAGGAAATCATCATATCTTACCTAAAATTATTTATcactttttaaaaacaaaatcaaattatattgtGGGCTGGGCATGACGTTACTTAGTTTTGTTATTTTCAATGGATGAAATCTATATAAAGCCTCAAGAGTAAACAAAGAAAACCATCAAACCAAAATataatacaaataatacaatATGTCTTGTACATCAATACTAGCTATTGTCTTTCTCTTCTGCATTGCATCGTCCAATGCAGCCGTTGATATTCAACCCATTTGCCAGAAAGCCAAAAACCCTTCATTTTGTATAAATCTCCTCTCCCCGAAAGCCGGCGGAGATCTCAAAAGTCTAGCACAATACACCCTCAACGTAGATCGTACCGATACATCAAATACTGTTAGCCTACTTAAAACCCTAATCGGGAAAAGTGGGGTTGATCCCAAGCTACACAGTCATTACAAGAATTGTTTGGATCATTTTGATGAGGAACAAGCTCTTGGTGATATTTTGGAAGCTATACAACTTTTGAAAGCTCTTGATTACCAAGGTGTGAGTTCATATATGAGTGCGGTCATGACCAATGTTGATGAGTGTCTTACGGATGAATCACCTCCGGATACTTCTGATCTTCCCAAGAGTGCTGAAACTGTCTACCAAGTTTCTCAGATTAGTCTTATCATTTCAAATATGTTGTCAAACAAATAGATTATTACGTTtagtttgtgattttttttttcatacaaTAAATTAGTCAAATTTTAAATCTTTTATTGTGAAATGATATGCTAAATTTTATAATACTTGTGCGATATTTATATAATTGTGTTTTTCATAATTTATGTCATTTATGTTTAATATACtagtatttttatgtttttgatggaAACTTAAATAAATTATGATAATAGGGAGACTGGCATACAAGTTTAACTTTATgtatatgtttttaattataatttaaataggGATTTAATCAGGGTGCttttaataataatttgatagaaatttaaataaatcatattaattaaagttgttaagtgttttaaggaATTTTTTGAAGGCAAAACTAAGGGTATAGTTATGCAATttgatatttatatatttatttatatcattttattatattaatattaaattaaatatttaaaattaatagtaataaaatttattaatacactattttttttttgggttgGTGTTAAGGCGTTTTTTGACTCCAAGCGGGGTTCGCTCCAGGCGGGATCGAAGACGACACCGTGGCCCCAGGACGTTTTTGACTTCAGGCGGGATCGAACCCCGATACTATCCGATTCTATCCTTTTTGGAGATTGCCAACTGAGCCAACCCTTTAAGGTTATAATACACTATCTCTACTAACTCATTTCTCCTACAATAATTtaacatattaattaattaataataattaaattgaaactctttattttaaatttaaattttataataataataaacataaaaagttaattttttaagGAATACCGTTACAACCATTATTAACCAGAATAATAAAAgtgttaaattataattaataataataaaacattaagTGGCTATATCACACTTTTCTTGTAGTGCCAGTCTCACCACTAACTCATTTCTCCCAATTAATTAAGAgacttaataattttaattaataaaattaatataattaactgAAACTCATAACACTATCTCCACTAACTTATTTTTCATTCAATTATTTTACATGTTAATTAATTAACTAGTGTGATACCCGTGCATTTGTACGGTATTTGTCATTTTCGCGCATCTATCGAAGAAAagttttaaaatagtaaattcacaaattataatgaagaaatattcaatcaaattatataattcaattagtgataactatttaATATACTTGATTAAAAtcgatttaaaaataaaatatattatttatttcatatataaaaatatatgaaaatatatgagatttacaaatcaaataaattattcctatatataaacatttttgttttgaaattatttataaaaatatttaaatcaatagtaaagtTATATCAATAGTAAAGTTATTTTAGTTATTattgaatatttaattaaatgtgtacAAATAAAAgtcttttatttttatcgttataTTTTACTTTAGCTTAGTAACTTTTAATACTCTTAAAAGGAGTTACGTAAAGAACTCATACTTGAGaagtataatttttttctcaTCATTATAGTacgtttaaacaaaataaaatcacaCTTTTGAATCATCTGTTGATATTAACAAATTTTTAGATAACCTGAGAGGGTTGACTTAGTAGGAAGGTGTTTGGGTCTCAAGAGTATGTTTCTTTTGAGATTCTGAATTTTAACGAATCTAGAACTACGTATGGCATACTCAACAGGTATGTTCTCGGATGGATTAGTCGGTACGAAAAGAATAAAActattctataaaaaaaacaaattttcagATTCAACAATAGACctgttaaaatataaataaaaattttagtttAACTAAGAAAACAGGACAAATGTAAGTCGAAATATTTGAGTCCATAGAGATTACCTCATGTTCATGTATAGCCCTTGGCCCcactaaatatttataaataaacatatcGATAGAAACAtgataaacaataaaaataaacaaattaaggCAAGGATCATAGGTTTTGCTGCAGCAAACCTAATAAGtagggaaatttctttacccaccttcctCTTTTCTTGGCCACTTCtggtgaaaaactcaaaataccctcacttcggaaatgcatttccgaaacgcttattttttttaaaatttgtcttttttcggaaatgcacttccgaaaatacgaaaaaaatgtgttttcggatatgcatttccgaaaatacccctttttgggttttcggaaatgcatttccgaaaacacctttttttttagggggtgtcttcggatatacacttccgaattttttttgggaggggtgtcttcggatatacacttccgaaatattccaagaccaaattggtcttggaatgtttcggatatacacttccgaaagaattcaataattattaaaaaattaaaatcaaggtgaatcaatacaattaataggtataaaatcaaggtgaatcaatacaattaataggtataaaatttcctaaacaattttaaagttaaaaattattttactaacttatataaatcaaaaacatcttaatttcataagtaaattttgaattatttaaaattaaatataatatatattataaattaaaacactcattgttttaatttttatatttattatataaatgtataaatatatttataattaatatataataattattatataaatatataataatttttataaatatataataattattataattattatataaatatataaatatataaattaaaacactcatttttttaattatttttgtaaatatgtaaatatataataattattataaattaaaatagaaatatataataattattttaaattttaaaatatgaatcaaaatagaaatatataataattattattcataactcataaattatatcaaaatatataattattattattcattactcataaattatatcaaatttatgataattgaattaattaatatcctaaaattaatttttgggatttttttagattttttttgttgtttcggagatgcatctccgaattagtcaaaattccaatttttgggattttttcggaaatgcacttccgaagtttggaaaaatttagaaaaaaaaatatttcggaaatacattttcgaagcggggtaaaatggggttttcgctgggagtgacccccatagggaggtgggtcaAGAAAAAATCATAAGTAGCATTAATAAGGCAAGGATATATGTAGTATTCAAGAAAATCCATTTTTATTCATGATGATGTTAactgaataattgttttatgaTACCATATATAATTCAGTTATAAAATCACACTCGGAAAATTCGttactattttttttactaaagtgtaattttaatttacttattttcttttttaactaaaagatttttaattctttttaaaatgAAACCAATTTTTTTAGTGTTTCTATTAAATActctttcaatttatttttttggacaaatatatttgtttttattcccCTTTAAATTTGATTAATTGATAGTGACATGACAATATGAGGATAGCGCcacattatattatttttattgatatcatatttaatttaaaatttaattgttcaaatattttttaatataatattataagttattataattaaaaaaagattaaattatttattttgttgataagttttgttattgatatatatatattttcaattttgTTATGGCATGTTAAGGTTGAAATGAAGATCCTTCTACCATAGTTTGAATTGAAATGTTAAGCCACtcgtttatttttttttattttttttttggtttataaccaccggtttagtccggttcgggggaacagctctggcatcaagtggATCAAGCCCCCTTCCGATCGCAGTTGTggagatcgaaccgtggttcgatcctaccaagtccagcgtcaatcaccattggaccaactaacgattggtaagcCACTCGTTTAGTTTCATCAAGATAGTTTATGACTATGTGTTTACTTGACAATTTATTGAGTTTAATGAATTTCTTAAATTTAACGGGAGTAGTGGTGCAGTTGTCAAATTGATAAGTCTATCATTTAAAGGTTTGAGTTTAATCCCTCTGGCcacattatttgtttatttataaaaatatatattattgaataaaaaaataaagggttaatactactttaccccctgccatataagcgagattcggtttaccccctctaaaaaaaaacttattggacaaaccttgcaaaataaagattccatcaaatttgaccccgaagaatttttttggccaaaattcttagaatcttgcctacatggcaattttggtagtgctgactgtacaacacataagcaatg
Coding sequences within:
- the LOC131642567 gene encoding pectinesterase inhibitor 1-like, giving the protein MSCTSILAIVFLFCIASSNAAVDIQPICQKAKNPSFCINLLSPKAGGDLKSLAQYTLNVDRTDTSNTVSLLKTLIGKSGVDPKLHSHYKNCLDHFDEEQALGDILEAIQLLKALDYQGVSSYMSAVMTNVDECLTDESPPDTSDLPKSAETVYQVSQISLIISNMLSNK